A window from Hemibagrus wyckioides isolate EC202008001 linkage group LG17, SWU_Hwy_1.0, whole genome shotgun sequence encodes these proteins:
- the LOC131368167 gene encoding tripartite motif-containing protein 16-like isoform X1 has product MNLISEKTKTQGAVQCTDVLCLSISLTLCLSFSLCDCRKMAGASTLLSHDLYNCPLCQKLLKDPVTIPCGRSFCMECIVRFWNDDDQRCVYICPQCEEPFTPKPSLNRNNNLNKKVEELKKSKHPAASSAHCYAGPGDVECDSCTGRKCKAVISCLDCQASYCKYHLNPHFQSPDYKKHKIVEACAKLQEKIDSEHGKVMEIYCRTDQSMMDKHKGHNTVATKAERTEKQNELKEEQMKSQQRIQEKQKAAQDLKKTVDKVRRKHTHTPLLKAHYSKKKCSCLRSQSFPSLCVSPGCEDSPSFTVNQHVSFDGVRKSLSDLKERVCEKEFNKIQPDVLDQHHSKEKHTIHRTEMKTAADQMISSSEAENRREFFLQCFCYLTLDPNTVHRRLILSEKNRVVTRSKTEQPYSYHLERFDSHTQVLCKESVCGSCYWEVEWSGSVSISVSYKGIIRKGNANECLFGYNSQSWNLGCSTSSLSFWHNNIETKLRGPASSRIGVYVDHSAGTLSFYSVSDTMRLLHRVHTTFTRPLYAGFRLWYNSTVRLCDST; this is encoded by the exons ATGAATCTCATTTCTGAGAAAACGAAAACCCAGGGTGCCGTTCAGTGTACAGacgttctctgtctctctatctctctcactctctgtctctctttttctctctgtgacTGTAGAAAAATGGCAGGGGCCAGTACTTTACTATCTCATGATCTGTATAACTGTCCACTGTGTCAGAAACTCCTGAAGGATCCAGTGACTATTCCCTGTGGACGCAGTTTCTGTATGGAGTGTATTGTTCGTTTCTGGAATGATGACGATCAGAGGTGTGTTTACATCTGTCCCCAGTGTGAAGAGCCTTTCACTCCAAAGCCTTCTTTAAACAGGAACAACAACCTGAATAAAAAGGTGGAGGAACTGAAGAAGTCTAAACATCCAGCTGCTTCTTCTGCTCACTGTTATgctggacctggagatgtggagtgtgattccTGCACCGGGAGAAAATGCAAAGCTGTCATCTCCTGTCTGGATTGTCAGGCCTCCTATTGTAAATATCATCTTAACCCACACTTTCAGTCTCCTGACTATAAGAAGCACAAGATAGTTGAGGCCTGTGCAAAGCTCCAAGAGAAGATCGACTCTGAACATGGTAAAGTGATGGAGATCTACTGTCGTACTGACCAGAGTATGATGGATAAACACAAAGGTCATAATACCGTTGCAACTAAAGCAGAGAGAACTGAAAAACAG AATGAGCTAAAGGAGGAGCAGATGAAATCCCAGCAGAGgatccaggagaagcagaaggcAGCGCAGGATCTGAAAAAGACTGTGGACAAAGTcaggaggaaacacacacacacacccctcctaaAAGCTCATTACAGCAAGAAGAAATGTTCCTGTCTGAGATCACAA AGTTTcccgtctctctgtgtctctcctggATGTGAAGACTCACCCAGCTTCACTGTCAATCAACATGTCtcatttgatggagtgaggaaatctctctcagatctgaaaGAACGAGTCTGTGAGAaggaattcaacaaaatccAGCCAGATGTATTAGATCAGCATCACAGTAAAGAGAAACATACCATTCatagaacagaaatgaaaa ctgcagcagaTCAGATGATTTCATCTTCAGAAgcagagaacaggagagaattttttttgcagt GtttctgttatctgactctggatccaaACACAGTACATCGTCGactcattctgtctgagaagaacagagtggtgaCACGGAGTAAGACAGAGCAGCCATACTCTTATCATCTAGAGAGATTTGACTCTCACACCcaggtgttgtgtaaggagagtgtgtgtggaagctgttactgggaggtggaatGGAGCGGCAGTGTGTCcatatcagtctcatataaaggGATCATCAGAAAAGGAAACGCTAATGAGTGTTTGTTTGGATACAATAGTCAGTCCTGGAATCTGGGGTGTtctacttcctctctctctttctggcaCAACAACATTGAGACTAAGCTCCGAGGTCCAGcatcctccagaataggagtgtatgtggatcacagtgcaggaactctgtccttctacagcgtctctgacacgATGAgactcctccacagagtccacaccacattcactcggCCTCTATATGCCGGATTCCGGTTATGGTATAACTCAACTGTTAGGTTATGTGATTCAACATGA
- the LOC131368167 gene encoding tripartite motif-containing protein 16-like isoform X2, with amino-acid sequence MNLISEKTKTQGAVQCTDVLCLSISLTLCLSFSLCDCRKMAGASTLLSHDLYNCPLCQKLLKDPVTIPCGRSFCMECIVRFWNDDDQRCVYICPQCEEPFTPKPSLNRNNNLNKKVEELKKSKHPAASSAHCYAGPGDVECDSCTGRKCKAVISCLDCQASYCKYHLNPHFQSPDYKKHKIVEACAKLQEKIDSEHGKVMEIYCRTDQSMMDKHKGHNTVATKAERTEKQNELKEEQMKSQQRIQEKQKAAQDLKKTVDKSFPSLCVSPGCEDSPSFTVNQHVSFDGVRKSLSDLKERVCEKEFNKIQPDVLDQHHSKEKHTIHRTEMKTAADQMISSSEAENRREFFLQCFCYLTLDPNTVHRRLILSEKNRVVTRSKTEQPYSYHLERFDSHTQVLCKESVCGSCYWEVEWSGSVSISVSYKGIIRKGNANECLFGYNSQSWNLGCSTSSLSFWHNNIETKLRGPASSRIGVYVDHSAGTLSFYSVSDTMRLLHRVHTTFTRPLYAGFRLWYNSTVRLCDST; translated from the exons ATGAATCTCATTTCTGAGAAAACGAAAACCCAGGGTGCCGTTCAGTGTACAGacgttctctgtctctctatctctctcactctctgtctctctttttctctctgtgacTGTAGAAAAATGGCAGGGGCCAGTACTTTACTATCTCATGATCTGTATAACTGTCCACTGTGTCAGAAACTCCTGAAGGATCCAGTGACTATTCCCTGTGGACGCAGTTTCTGTATGGAGTGTATTGTTCGTTTCTGGAATGATGACGATCAGAGGTGTGTTTACATCTGTCCCCAGTGTGAAGAGCCTTTCACTCCAAAGCCTTCTTTAAACAGGAACAACAACCTGAATAAAAAGGTGGAGGAACTGAAGAAGTCTAAACATCCAGCTGCTTCTTCTGCTCACTGTTATgctggacctggagatgtggagtgtgattccTGCACCGGGAGAAAATGCAAAGCTGTCATCTCCTGTCTGGATTGTCAGGCCTCCTATTGTAAATATCATCTTAACCCACACTTTCAGTCTCCTGACTATAAGAAGCACAAGATAGTTGAGGCCTGTGCAAAGCTCCAAGAGAAGATCGACTCTGAACATGGTAAAGTGATGGAGATCTACTGTCGTACTGACCAGAGTATGATGGATAAACACAAAGGTCATAATACCGTTGCAACTAAAGCAGAGAGAACTGAAAAACAG AATGAGCTAAAGGAGGAGCAGATGAAATCCCAGCAGAGgatccaggagaagcagaaggcAGCGCAGGATCTGAAAAAGACTGTGGACAAA AGTTTcccgtctctctgtgtctctcctggATGTGAAGACTCACCCAGCTTCACTGTCAATCAACATGTCtcatttgatggagtgaggaaatctctctcagatctgaaaGAACGAGTCTGTGAGAaggaattcaacaaaatccAGCCAGATGTATTAGATCAGCATCACAGTAAAGAGAAACATACCATTCatagaacagaaatgaaaa ctgcagcagaTCAGATGATTTCATCTTCAGAAgcagagaacaggagagaattttttttgcagt GtttctgttatctgactctggatccaaACACAGTACATCGTCGactcattctgtctgagaagaacagagtggtgaCACGGAGTAAGACAGAGCAGCCATACTCTTATCATCTAGAGAGATTTGACTCTCACACCcaggtgttgtgtaaggagagtgtgtgtggaagctgttactgggaggtggaatGGAGCGGCAGTGTGTCcatatcagtctcatataaaggGATCATCAGAAAAGGAAACGCTAATGAGTGTTTGTTTGGATACAATAGTCAGTCCTGGAATCTGGGGTGTtctacttcctctctctctttctggcaCAACAACATTGAGACTAAGCTCCGAGGTCCAGcatcctccagaataggagtgtatgtggatcacagtgcaggaactctgtccttctacagcgtctctgacacgATGAgactcctccacagagtccacaccacattcactcggCCTCTATATGCCGGATTCCGGTTATGGTATAACTCAACTGTTAGGTTATGTGATTCAACATGA